The Spirochaetota bacterium genome contains a region encoding:
- the atpC gene encoding ATP synthase F1 subunit epsilon: MSMKLQCTILMPDRILYEGDVHFAVVQAYDGETGFLYNHAPFVSELGTGEVRLRIGELTEFFMIEGGFVEINDNKLVILAENAYTKADLIKDEIEREMAAVQAKEPKDYKEGLLVRLELTKLKARLKVASR; encoded by the coding sequence ATGAGCATGAAATTACAGTGCACCATCCTTATGCCCGACAGGATCCTTTACGAGGGCGATGTACATTTCGCCGTCGTTCAGGCGTACGACGGCGAGACCGGTTTCCTGTACAACCACGCTCCCTTCGTATCCGAGTTGGGTACCGGCGAGGTCCGGCTTCGGATCGGCGAGCTGACGGAGTTTTTTATGATTGAGGGCGGGTTCGTTGAAATCAATGACAACAAGCTCGTTATCCTCGCCGAGAATGCCTATACCAAGGCGGACTTGATCAAGGACGAGATTGAAAGGGAGATGGCCGCAGTCCAGGCGAAGGAACCCAAAGACTACAAGGAGGGCCTGCTGGTCAGGTTAGAACTCACCAAGCTGAAGGCCAGGCTGAAAGTGGCATCACGCTGA
- the atpD gene encoding F0F1 ATP synthase subunit beta, whose translation MSQNVGKVVQVIGSTLDVEFQEGHLPEIYNALTIDTEVMGEKMHLVCEVQQHLGGNRVRAVGLAATDGIRRGDIVIDTGAPISVPVGEETLGRVFNLLGEPVDKKGPIKVKERRPIHQPPPKFDQLEPKSEIFETGIKVIDLLEPYIKGGKTGLFGGAGVGKTVVIMELINNVAQQHGGYSVFAGVGERTREGNDLWLEMQESGVINKACLVYGQMNEPPGARLRVALSALTMCEYFRDLSGRDVLLFIDNIFRFSQAGSEVSALLGRMPSAVGYQPTLATEMGALQERITSTKNGSITSVQAIYVPADDLTDPAPATAFTHLDAQTVLSRQIAEKGIYPAVDPLESSSRLLAADLIGEEHYGVAMEVKRILQRYKDLQDIIAILGMDELSEEDKLLVQRARKIERFLSQPFFVAEQFTGMAGKFVKLEETVKSFKALIGGEYDHLPEQAFYMVGGIEEAVEKAKKLQSGK comes from the coding sequence ATGAGTCAGAATGTTGGCAAAGTGGTTCAGGTGATTGGTTCGACTCTGGATGTCGAGTTCCAGGAAGGACATTTGCCGGAAATTTATAATGCCCTTACCATAGACACCGAAGTCATGGGCGAAAAGATGCACCTCGTCTGCGAAGTGCAGCAACACCTCGGCGGTAACAGGGTGCGCGCGGTCGGACTTGCGGCCACCGACGGGATCCGAAGGGGCGACATTGTTATCGATACCGGGGCCCCCATTTCGGTACCGGTCGGCGAAGAAACGCTCGGACGTGTTTTCAACCTGCTGGGTGAGCCGGTTGACAAAAAGGGTCCGATCAAAGTAAAGGAGCGCCGTCCCATCCACCAACCGCCCCCAAAGTTCGACCAGTTGGAGCCGAAGTCGGAGATTTTCGAAACCGGGATCAAGGTTATCGACCTCCTCGAGCCATATATCAAAGGCGGTAAAACCGGTCTATTCGGTGGTGCGGGTGTCGGAAAGACGGTTGTTATCATGGAGCTCATAAACAACGTGGCCCAGCAGCATGGCGGTTATTCGGTTTTCGCGGGCGTGGGCGAAAGGACCCGCGAGGGCAACGACCTCTGGCTCGAGATGCAGGAATCGGGCGTTATAAACAAGGCATGCCTCGTATACGGGCAGATGAACGAGCCCCCCGGGGCGCGTCTCAGGGTTGCGCTTTCGGCGCTGACGATGTGCGAATACTTCCGTGACCTTTCGGGTAGGGATGTTCTCCTTTTCATCGACAATATATTCCGCTTCTCGCAGGCCGGTTCCGAAGTGTCCGCTCTTTTAGGACGTATGCCTTCGGCCGTGGGATATCAGCCGACCCTCGCCACGGAGATGGGCGCACTTCAGGAGCGCATCACATCTACAAAGAACGGTTCTATCACGTCCGTACAGGCCATTTATGTCCCCGCCGATGACCTTACCGACCCGGCACCGGCCACGGCATTTACACACCTTGACGCTCAGACCGTGCTTTCCCGTCAGATCGCTGAAAAGGGGATCTATCCTGCGGTTGATCCGCTCGAGTCCTCCTCGCGCCTGCTCGCCGCCGACCTGATAGGTGAAGAGCATTATGGTGTGGCTATGGAAGTTAAGCGAATACTCCAGCGCTATAAGGACCTTCAGGATATCATCGCGATTCTCGGAATGGACGAGCTCTCCGAGGAGGACAAACTGCTGGTGCAGCGCGCACGAAAAATAGAGCGCTTCCTTTCGCAGCCGTTTTTCGTCGCCGAGCAGTTTACCGGCATGGCCGGAAAATTCGTTAAGCTTGAAGAGACGGTCAAGAGCTTCAAGGCCCTTATAGGGGGCGAATACGACCATCTCCCCGAGCAGGCTTTCTACATGGTCGGCGGTATCGAAGAAGCGGTAGAAAAAGCGAAGAAACTCCAGTCCGGGAAGTAA